In the genome of bacterium, the window GCCGAGTGCTGGAAAAAAGGTACGGCAACCTTCCTCATTCTCGGAGACAGATGCACACGCGGCTGCGGTTTTTGCGCGGTAGAGCGTGGAACGCACGGTACGGATATCGAAGGCGAGGAGCTTCTGCTGGCAAAAGCGGTTTCAAAGATGAACATCCGCTACGCGGTGATAACCTCGGTCACCCGCGACGACCTGTCCGACGGCGGCGCCGGAGTTTTCGCAAAGACAATAGGGGCGCTACGAGTCCTGCCCGAGCCTCCGAAGGTTGAAATCCTCATCCCCGACTTTCTGGGTGAACCCCTTAAAACTGTCTGCGGCGCTTCACCGGACGTTCTTGCGCACAACATCGAGGTGGTAAAGAGGCTGTCTCCAACTCTTCGACATCCGCGCTTCTCCTACGAAAAGTCACTGGCCGTATTGAAATCCGTCCGAGAACTTTATCCGTCAATCGTTACGAAGTCTTCCGTCCTCCTCGGCCTCGGAGAGAGCCGCGAAGAGATTGAAAAAACGATGGAAGATATATTTGATGCGGGGGTGAGGATACTCGTTCTCGGGCAGTACCTCCAGCCGTCGAAAGAGAATGCTCCCGTTCAAAGGTACGTCGCCCCGGAGGAATTCGATTCTCTCGCCGAGATCGGCCGCAGGATGGGTTTTGGCTGTGTCTGCGCCTCTCCCCTTGCCCGGACCTCCTACATGGCCGAGACGGCCTACCGGACGTGCTTTGAAGGAAAATAAAGAGTCCGTCAGGGTTTCGCTCGTCGAGCTCGGCCCCGGCGTTCGTTACGGGAAGGCGCTGGCTGTCCAGCAGGAGAGGCTTGCGGGGCTTATGGAAGGGGTTTTGCCGCCCTCCCTTGTCCTTTGCGAACACGCACCGGTCATAACCCTCGGCAGAAATGCCGGCGAATCGGGCGTCCTCGCCTCCCCCGAAACACTATCCGGACTGGGAATCGGGCTTTGCAGAACCGGGCGGGGCGGCAAGGCTACCGTCCATTCGCCGGGTCAGGCGGTCGCCTACCCCGTCCTGAACCTCAGGGCGTTTGGAATCTCTCCGAAAGAGTACGTAAAAACACTTGAGGAGTGGATGCTGTCCACGCTCACCCGTTTCGGGGTCGAGGGATTCAGGCGTGAGGGAAAACCGGGGATATACACGCGAAGGGGGAAGATAGGAGCGCTTGGCGTCGCTCTCAGCCGGGGCTACAGCCACCACGGAATCGCGTTTAACGTCTCCAACGACCTTGCCCTTTACGATCTTATCCTGCCCTGCGGCGAAAGGGATATCGCCCCCGTCTCGCTGAAATCCGAAGGAGCCAAAACCTCGACCGAAGAGGTCTTTGAAGCGCTTAAAAGGGAATTCGAGAGGATATTCGGAATAGAGCTCGTTGATTCACCCCGAGATGAAGTCCAGGACCTTCTCTGACTTTAAATCCTTCAGCCGCAGGCACTTCGCCCCCATCTCCTCGGCGAGTATCCGCGCCCACGGGTAGGAATCTATCCAGGTGAGGTCGGTGTCCACCACCAGCGTTTTCACGCCGCTCCCCCTCACCCTTTTCGCCTGCCGTAAAGCCTCTCCGAAAGGGTCCCCGCCCTCCATCGAGATATTCGCCCTCCCGTCGGTCAGGATAATCAGGAAGGGAACCCTGCCGGGGTTTTTCTTCACCTCCCTTTGAATCTCCTCCAGCGATTTGGCGAGCGCGAGGGCTACCGGCGACTTGCCGCCGGTCGGGAGGCCCTTCAGCCTCTTTTGGGCAAGCTCCACGCTGGTGGTGAAGGGCAGCGCCACCTTCGCCTCCGTGCCGCGAAAGGCGATCATCCCCACCCTGTCGCGCTTCTGGTACACGTCGGTGAGGAGGGAGAGGACAACCCCCTTCGCGTGGCTCATCACCTGCTCGCTGCTCATCGAGCCCGAGGCGTCCACGGTGAAGAGAACGGAAGCGCCTGTGAGGCGGGAAAGCACCTTGTGGCGGATATCCTGCGGCAATATGTTTACCGAGTCATCCCCGGCCTCTTTCCTCCCCAGCTGGTGGGGGGCCGCGGCGCGCAGGGTCGCGTCCAGGGCTACCGGCGCTGGTTCGCCAGTGGGCATTTTGGCCTTGAAATAGCGGCCTGAGCCGGGGACGTCGGTGCGCCGTATCCTCCTGCCCCTTGAGGCGGGGCCGCGAAACTTGATCGTCTTTCTGAGGTTTTTTACCCGGTAGGAGCCCTCGGAGGAGTAAACCGTGTCGTCAACGACGATCTGGTCGCCCTCCTTCTTCTGCGGGCTCAGATGGCTTTTTTTTTAGAGGATTTTTTCTCCAGCCTCTTTTTTTCTAGCTCCTCGCGGGAGTTGCGGATGGAGGTGACGACCTCCTCCTGCGAGAGAATGCGCTCTTCGAGGGGAGATTTCTTCATGCGGTGTGGGTAGACGAGGCCCGCCGCGTCCGTGAGGTCCTCGTCGGTTATCTCCGTCCTGCCCCGAAAGGCCGCCAGAGCCGTGACCGCCTTCACCATCGCCATGTCGGCGCGGTGTCCGTCGGCCCCGAGGTCCACGCTGAGGGAGGCTATGACCGAGAGGGTTTCGTCGTCCACGCTGATGCGGGGAAGGAGTTTTTCAGCGACGGAGATCGCCTTGGCGAGCTTCGCATCCTCCCCGCGCCACTGGCGGGCGAACCCTTCGCGGTCGCGCTCGAACTCCCTTCGCCTTCTCATCACCTCCACGCGAAGTTCCGGGTCGCGGATTCCGGTCACGTCCACGCAAAGGCCGAAGCGGTCGAGAAGCTGGGGCCGAAGGTCGCCCTCCTCCGGGTTCATCGTCCCGACGAGGACGAAGCGGGAGGGATGGGCGTAGCTTACCCCCTCCCTTTCGATGCGGTTTATACCCATCGCGGCCACGTCGAGGAGAACGTCAACGATGTGGTCTTCGAGGAGGTTAACCTCGTCCACGTAGAGAAAGCCCCTGTTGGCCTTGCCGAGCACGCCGGGGACGAAATCGAGCTTACCGGTTGTCAGCGCCTTTTCCATGTCGAGCGAGCCGACCACCCGGTCCTCAGTGGAGCCTACGGGCAGGTCCACCACGCGCATCATCCGTTTTCCCGAAAGGAGGGGCTCGTTGTCTTCGTGTTTCAGGCGGCATTCCGGGCACATCTGGTTAACGCGCTGGGGGTGGCAGCCGATGGCGCACTCAAGCACTACCTCTATCTCGGGAAGGAGGCGGGCGAGCGCGCGGACGGCGGTGGATTTGGCGGTTCCGCGTTCGCCGCGTATGAGGACTCCGTCGATAGAAGGGTCTATGACGTTTAGTATGAGTCCAAGTTTCATCTTCTCCTGGCCGACGATGGCCGAGAAGGGATAGAGATCGGAATGGGGCATTTTCCGGCACTCCCTTGCCGCGGGGTAAATCCGCATCGATAAAGGGCGATGCTAACACGGGGGAAGGAATCCTTAAAGGGCGGAGCACTTCCCATAAGTGAAAAAATAAGGTAATTTTCAACGGATGCAACGAAGAAAACTCCTCGCCTTCGCCGTAGCCTTTCTCCTGGCCTTTTCCCCCGCTCTTCGAGCCTTCGCGCTGTCGAAGTCCGAGGAGGGCCAGTTGGGGAGGCGCGCCGTGGCGCAGGTCGAAAAAGCCTACAGGATCAGCGAAGACCCCTTTCTCGACGTATATCTGAACAAAATCGCCCAGAAGGTGGAGAAGGCGATGGGCGAAGCCCCCTTCCCCATCCGCGTCAAGCTTATCGCCGACCCTTCGATAAACGCCTTCGCAATCCCCGGCGGCAACGTCTATCTCACGACGGGTATACTTTACGCGGCGGCCGGCGAAGAGGAGCTTGCGGGTCTTCTTGCCCACGAGATGAGCCACGTCTACGGCCGCCACATAGTCAACAGATTTGAAAAAGCCGAGAAGGTGCAACTGGCGACCGCCGCCGCCGTTCTCGCCGGGCTCATACTGGGGATGTCGGGCTCCTCGGACCTCGGCATGGCCGCCATGACCTTCGGAATCGCCGCAGGCGAGACGAAGATGCTCTCCTACAGCAGGGCCGACGAGGAAGACGCCGACAGGAGAGCCCTCCGGGCGCTGAAAGCGAGCGGCTATTCCGGCTGGGGAATGGTCACCCTCATGGACACGCTGAGGAAGAACAGCTCCACCCCGGAAGGGTATCCCGCCTATCTGCTCTCCCACCCTCCCCCCGAATCCCGCGTCGGCTACCTCTCCGCCGAACTCGGCCCTCAGCCCGCCGAGGGCTACCCCGAAGGCCGGGACGAATTTCTGCTGGCCCAGATACGGGCTCTGGGATTCGACAAAAGGCCCTGGGGGCGCGCCCACGCGCTCGAACTGGCGGATAAAAACCCCGAGAAATTCGAGCGGCAGCTAGGCGCGGAGATAGTCCTTCGCTCCGAAGGCGATATAACTTTCGCGAAAAAATACCTTGAGTTGGCGGGAACGCTGCGCCCCCGGTCGGACGAGCTCCTCTATGAAGCGGCGCTCCTGAAATCCACAGGAGAGGAGCCGGGTCTTTTGCAGCAGGCTCTGGAAGAGGCGGTTAAAACCAATCCCGATTCGATACCTCTGAAAAGGACGCTCTCGAAGCTGCTCGTGGAGAAGGGCGACTACGCCGGGGCGCTGGCCCTTCTTGAAAGCCTCGAAGCCTCCGGCGACCGTTGGGACAAGCTCCCCTAC includes:
- a CDS encoding magnesium chelatase ATPase subunit I, giving the protein MPHSDLYPFSAIVGQEKMKLGLILNVIDPSIDGVLIRGERGTAKSTAVRALARLLPEIEVVLECAIGCHPQRVNQMCPECRLKHEDNEPLLSGKRMMRVVDLPVGSTEDRVVGSLDMEKALTTGKLDFVPGVLGKANRGFLYVDEVNLLEDHIVDVLLDVAAMGINRIEREGVSYAHPSRFVLVGTMNPEEGDLRPQLLDRFGLCVDVTGIRDPELRVEVMRRRREFERDREGFARQWRGEDAKLAKAISVAEKLLPRISVDDETLSVIASLSVDLGADGHRADMAMVKAVTALAAFRGRTEITDEDLTDAAGLVYPHRMKKSPLEERILSQEEVVTSIRNSREELEKKRLEKKSSKKKAI
- the lipA gene encoding lipoyl synthase; amino-acid sequence: MESKARNGALRKPGWLKIRPGAGGAYPEVKRVLREQGLHTICEEARCPNRAECWKKGTATFLILGDRCTRGCGFCAVERGTHGTDIEGEELLLAKAVSKMNIRYAVITSVTRDDLSDGGAGVFAKTIGALRVLPEPPKVEILIPDFLGEPLKTVCGASPDVLAHNIEVVKRLSPTLRHPRFSYEKSLAVLKSVRELYPSIVTKSSVLLGLGESREEIEKTMEDIFDAGVRILVLGQYLQPSKENAPVQRYVAPEEFDSLAEIGRRMGFGCVCASPLARTSYMAETAYRTCFEGK
- the lipB gene encoding lipoyl(octanoyl) transferase, with the translated sequence MKENKESVRVSLVELGPGVRYGKALAVQQERLAGLMEGVLPPSLVLCEHAPVITLGRNAGESGVLASPETLSGLGIGLCRTGRGGKATVHSPGQAVAYPVLNLRAFGISPKEYVKTLEEWMLSTLTRFGVEGFRREGKPGIYTRRGKIGALGVALSRGYSHHGIAFNVSNDLALYDLILPCGERDIAPVSLKSEGAKTSTEEVFEALKREFERIFGIELVDSPRDEVQDLL
- a CDS encoding VWA domain-containing protein, with protein sequence MPTGEPAPVALDATLRAAAPHQLGRKEAGDDSVNILPQDIRHKVLSRLTGASVLFTVDASGSMSSEQVMSHAKGVVLSLLTDVYQKRDRVGMIAFRGTEAKVALPFTTSVELAQKRLKGLPTGGKSPVALALAKSLEEIQREVKKNPGRVPFLIILTDGRANISMEGGDPFGEALRQAKRVRGSGVKTLVVDTDLTWIDSYPWARILAEEMGAKCLRLKDLKSEKVLDFISG